In a genomic window of Pelecanus crispus isolate bPelCri1 chromosome 1, bPelCri1.pri, whole genome shotgun sequence:
- the BLZF1 gene encoding golgin-45 yields the protein MTSLEKVGDASSPIRGPGDGMETEQTAESVEVITGANTTNHQIHHSPHKKTVSSLSPGVLQLGKVHADKSVEVEAIRILVPKAAITHVVPTKNAKVAKSAGHKGDTFHQSDGAADPKKEHIELKNAIEKLKNSEKQLLQDKEGLSNQLRIQTEVNRELKKLLVASVGDDLEYHFERMAREKNQLILENEVLGRNMSQLSEQLERMSIQCDVWRSKFLASRVMADELTNTRAILQRQTREAQSAIQDLLNERDQFRQEMIDTQKLLEELMVSLQWGRQQTYYPSAQPYTTTELAAVNCKLAKAVSSHLLGNVGTNSPKKTSTAVEFCSTPAEKMAEMVLRVLDPAACTETTTEVSFSETSPSSFLSTKKNIGRFHPYTRYEDITFNCCNHCQGELIAL from the exons ATGACATCTCTAGAAAAAG TTGGTGATGCCTCATCACCCATCCGAGGACCTGGAGATGGCATGGAAACAGAGCAGACAGCCGAATCGGTGGAAGTAATCACTGGAGCCAACACTACGAACCATCAGATCCACCACAGCCCACATAAAAAGACAGTCTCTTCCCTGAGTCCCGGAGTTCTGCAGCTAGGGAAAGTACATGCTGATAAATCAGTGGAGGTTGAAGCTATTCGTATATTAGTCCCCAAAGCAGCTATCACCCATGTTGTACCAACTAAAAATGCGAAGGTGGCTAAGTCAGCAGGACATAAAGGAGACACGTTTCATCAGTCAGATGGAGCTGCAGATCCCAAGAAAGAACACATAGAGCTGAAAAATGCAATCGAAAAGCTAAAGAATTCAGAAAAGCAGTTGTTACAGGATAAAGAAGGTCTCTCTAATCAGCTGCGTATACAGACAGAG GTGAATCGAGAGCTGAAGAAATTACTTGTTGCCTCTGTTGGGGATGATCTGGAGTATCACTTTGAACGGATGGCTCGTGAGAAAAATCAGCTAATCCTAGAAAATGAAGTCCTGGGCAGGAATATGTCTCAGCTGTCTGAACAATTAGAGCGCATGTCTATACAATGTGATGTGTGGCGAAGCAAATTCCTAGCAAGCAG GGTTATGGCTGATGAGCTAACCAATACCAGAGCAATTCTTCAGCGTCAAACCAGGGAGGCACAAAGTGCAATCCAGGACTTGCTGAATGAACGCGATCAGTTCCGTCAAGAGATGATTGATACGCAGAA gctgctggaggagctgatGGTTTCTCTTCAGTGGGGGAGACAACAGACCTACTATCCTAGTGCCCAACCTTACACTACAACAGAGCTAGCAGCTGTGAATTGTAAGCTAGCCAAAGCTGTAAGCTCGCATCTTCTTGGAAATGTTGGCACTAACAGTCCGAAAAAGACTTCAACAGCTGTGGAGTTTTGCAGTACCCCTGCTGAGAAAATGGCTGAAATG GTGCTACGTGTACTGGATCCAGCTGCATGCACAGAAACAACaacagaagtttctttttctgagacttctccatcctccttcctttccacaaagaaaaatattggaaGGTTTCACCCATATACAAGATACGAAGATATAACTTTCAATTGTTGCAATCACTGTCAAGGAGAGCTGATAGCCCTTTAA
- the CCDC181 gene encoding coiled-coil domain-containing protein 181 isoform X2 yields the protein MSEKEDQGNPADTGDLTETGEYEDDFENDLEWLINEEEKENLAQIVEVADKFEEHSEEMEGNQHQLSGTDVDTKVRPSNEDSLESRPDIKQGDRVSDTDSESSFQESELENQQELDEEEDEEIKRYILEKIEEANKLLENQAPVDQNRERKLKFKDKLVDLEVPPLEDAEVCKMDLARGDDVSNRLSQLHISNEMGQESTSLSPRAGKDEEKKDGKILVEKDGKFELLSLRDIESQGFLPPVSVSFTDTETPQMSPKSSHYSPFGTASGMKEVPPVRPGAHSFSPGGEECVYFPKPPSNPKRRPNSAINASRGLGRRKTPQRAQSANVPTVRSSTYCLSPRQKELRKQLEQRKEKLRKEEEERKREQEEQKRRENEMVFKAWLQKKKEQVQEEKRIRRAKELEDMNSKRNRNPEEAFKLWLKKKHQEHMKEKQIEILRRQAEGIAFFPRTEECNRAFKEWLKRKREEKRAEELAAKERARQLRLEARRAKQMQSIHCISSEPKSFRFTDHYS from the exons ATGAGTGAAAAGGAAGACCAAGGAAATCCAGCAGATACGGGTGATTTAACAGAAACTGGAGAATATGAGGATGACTTTGAAAACGACCTCGAATGGCTGattaatgaagaagaaaaagaaaaccttg CACAAATTGTTGAAGTTGCGGACAAGTTTGAGGAACACAGTGAGGAAATGGAAGGAAATCAACATCAGCTTTCAGGGACGGACGTAGATACGAAAGTGAGACCCTCCAATGAAGACAGTTTGGAATCCCGTCCTGATATTAAACAGGGGGACCGTGTATCTGATACTGATAGTGAAAGCTCTTTCCAGGAATCCGAGCTGGAAAACCAGCAGGAACtggatgaggaagaggatgaagaaaTAAAGCGTTACATCTTGGAAAAGATTGAAGAAGCCAACAAACTGCTGGAGAATCAGGCTCCTGTGGATCAGAACAGAGAAcggaaattaaaatttaaggATAAGTTGGTGGATCTTGAGGTTCCTCCTCTAGAAGATGCTGAAGTTTGTAAAATGGACCTTGCAAGAGGAGATGATGTTTCAAATAGGCTATCTCAGTTGCATATTTCTAATGAAATGGGACAGGAAAGCACATCACTTTCACCACGTGCTGGCAAGGATGAGGAGAAGAAGGATGGTAAAATCCTAGTGGAAAAAGATGGGAAGTTTGAACTCTTAAGTTTACGTGATATTGAAAGCCAGGGCTTTTTGCCCCCTGTAAGTGTTTCTTTTACCGATACTGAAACTCCACAGATGTCTCCAAAATCTTCACACTACAGTCCTTTTGGCACTGCCTCTGGAATGAAGGAAGTACCTCCAGTAAGACCAGGAGCACattctttttctcctggtgGAGAAGAGTGTGTGTATTTCCCTAAGCCTCCATCTAACCCTAAGCGTCGTCCAAATTCTGCTATCAATGCCTCAAGAGGTCTGGGAAGACGGAAGACTCCACAGAGAGCGCAGTCTGCAAATGTGCCCACTGTGAGAAGCTCCACTTACTGTCTTTCTCCCAGACAAAAAGAATTGCGGAAGCAGTtagaacaaaggaaagaaaaactgaggaaAGAG gaagaagaaaggaaaagggaacaagaagaacagaagagaagagagaatgaGATGGTTTTTAAAGCTTGgttacagaagaagaaagaacaagtgCAAGAAGAAAAGCGAATTCGTCGTGCAAAGGAGCTAGAAGACATGAACAGCAAA aGGAACAGGAATCCAGAAGAAGCCTTCAAGTtatggcttaaaaaaaagcaccaagaacacatgaaagaaaaacagatagaAATTTTGAGACGCCAAGCTGAGGGAATTGCCTTTTTTCCAAGAACAGAGGAATGCAACAGAGCCTTTAAAGA atggctaaaaagaaagagagaagaaaaacgAGCAGAAGAACTAGCTGCTAAAGAGAGAGCAAGGCAGCTTAGATTAGAAGCCAGAAGAGCGAAGCAGATGCAGAGCATCCACTGCATTAGTTCAGAGCCCAAGTCCTTTCGCTTCACAGACCATTATAGTTGA
- the CCDC181 gene encoding coiled-coil domain-containing protein 181 isoform X1, with protein MSEKEDQGNPADTGDLTETGEYEDDFENDLEWLINEEEKENLAQIVEVADKFEEHSEEMEGNQHQLSGTDVDTKVRPSNEDSLESRPDIKQGDRVSDTDSESSFQESELENQQELDEEEDEEIKRYILEKIEEANKLLENQAPVDQNRERKLKFKDKLVDLEVPPLEDAEVCKMDLARGDDVSNRLSQLHISNEMGQESTSLSPRAGKDEEKKDGKILVEKDGKFELLSLRDIESQGFLPPVSVSFTDTETPQMSPKSSHYSPFGTASGMKEVPPVRPGAHSFSPGGEECVYFPKPPSNPKRRPNSAINASRGLGRRKTPQRAQSANVPTVRSSTYCLSPRQKELRKQLEQRKEKLRKEEEERKREQEEQKRRENEMVFKAWLQKKKEQVQEEKRIRRAKELEDMNSKERNRNPEEAFKLWLKKKHQEHMKEKQIEILRRQAEGIAFFPRTEECNRAFKEWLKRKREEKRAEELAAKERARQLRLEARRAKQMQSIHCISSEPKSFRFTDHYS; from the exons ATGAGTGAAAAGGAAGACCAAGGAAATCCAGCAGATACGGGTGATTTAACAGAAACTGGAGAATATGAGGATGACTTTGAAAACGACCTCGAATGGCTGattaatgaagaagaaaaagaaaaccttg CACAAATTGTTGAAGTTGCGGACAAGTTTGAGGAACACAGTGAGGAAATGGAAGGAAATCAACATCAGCTTTCAGGGACGGACGTAGATACGAAAGTGAGACCCTCCAATGAAGACAGTTTGGAATCCCGTCCTGATATTAAACAGGGGGACCGTGTATCTGATACTGATAGTGAAAGCTCTTTCCAGGAATCCGAGCTGGAAAACCAGCAGGAACtggatgaggaagaggatgaagaaaTAAAGCGTTACATCTTGGAAAAGATTGAAGAAGCCAACAAACTGCTGGAGAATCAGGCTCCTGTGGATCAGAACAGAGAAcggaaattaaaatttaaggATAAGTTGGTGGATCTTGAGGTTCCTCCTCTAGAAGATGCTGAAGTTTGTAAAATGGACCTTGCAAGAGGAGATGATGTTTCAAATAGGCTATCTCAGTTGCATATTTCTAATGAAATGGGACAGGAAAGCACATCACTTTCACCACGTGCTGGCAAGGATGAGGAGAAGAAGGATGGTAAAATCCTAGTGGAAAAAGATGGGAAGTTTGAACTCTTAAGTTTACGTGATATTGAAAGCCAGGGCTTTTTGCCCCCTGTAAGTGTTTCTTTTACCGATACTGAAACTCCACAGATGTCTCCAAAATCTTCACACTACAGTCCTTTTGGCACTGCCTCTGGAATGAAGGAAGTACCTCCAGTAAGACCAGGAGCACattctttttctcctggtgGAGAAGAGTGTGTGTATTTCCCTAAGCCTCCATCTAACCCTAAGCGTCGTCCAAATTCTGCTATCAATGCCTCAAGAGGTCTGGGAAGACGGAAGACTCCACAGAGAGCGCAGTCTGCAAATGTGCCCACTGTGAGAAGCTCCACTTACTGTCTTTCTCCCAGACAAAAAGAATTGCGGAAGCAGTtagaacaaaggaaagaaaaactgaggaaAGAG gaagaagaaaggaaaagggaacaagaagaacagaagagaagagagaatgaGATGGTTTTTAAAGCTTGgttacagaagaagaaagaacaagtgCAAGAAGAAAAGCGAATTCGTCGTGCAAAGGAGCTAGAAGACATGAACAGCAAA gagaGGAACAGGAATCCAGAAGAAGCCTTCAAGTtatggcttaaaaaaaagcaccaagaacacatgaaagaaaaacagatagaAATTTTGAGACGCCAAGCTGAGGGAATTGCCTTTTTTCCAAGAACAGAGGAATGCAACAGAGCCTTTAAAGA atggctaaaaagaaagagagaagaaaaacgAGCAGAAGAACTAGCTGCTAAAGAGAGAGCAAGGCAGCTTAGATTAGAAGCCAGAAGAGCGAAGCAGATGCAGAGCATCCACTGCATTAGTTCAGAGCCCAAGTCCTTTCGCTTCACAGACCATTATAGTTGA